The DNA segment AAGCCTCGGGAAATCTACAGGCCGGTATTGGTTATTCGCAGGTGCAGGGCGTGATTTTCAATGCCAACATTTCCCAGGATAATATTTTCGGTACCGGTAAGCGGGTCAATTTTGCCTTTAACAACAGCAGTATTTTAACCCGTTATAACTTCGGCTACCGTGATCCTTATTTCACGCTGGATGGTGTCAGCCTGGGCTGGGATGTGGGCTACACCTCGCGCGACGGCTATCAGGCCAATATCTCGCGCTATAACACCGACGTGGCGAATGCCGGCTTTAACTTCGGCATTCCGCTGAACGAATTCGATAATCTGGGATTCGATGTCGACCTGAAAAACACCAGTGTTTCCGACACCGATTATTCGCCGCAAGAAATTGTCGACTTTATCCGCGACAACGGCGATAGTTTCATGACGCTATCGACTGGCCTGGGCTGGTCGCATGATACCCTGGATAGGGCGGTGTTTTCCACCCGTGGCGGGCAGCAGCGATTTTCGGCTTTGGCCACGGTACCGGGCAGCGATCTCGAATATTTCAAGGTCGGTTACAAGCAAGAGCACTATTTTCCGTTAGCCAGTGATTTTACCTTGAGAATGTTGGGCGAAATCGCTTATGGTGATGGCTATGGCGGTACCGATGCCTTGCCGTTCTTTGAGCATTATTATGGCGGTGGCTCGACCTCGGTTCGGGGGTTCAGGGATAATACCCTAGGGCCACTGGATACTCCCCAGGCGGGCAGTGGCCAAAATCCCAGACCTTTTGGCGGCTCCAGCAAAATCCTGGGCAAGGCTGAGTTGTTCTTTCCGGTGCCGTTCCTAAGCGATGTGAAATCGGTCCGGATAGGTTCTTTCGTCGATGCCGGTAATATCAGCGATGGTTTAAATTTCAACAATATGCGTTATTCGGCGGGCTTGTCGGGGCAGTGGCTTTCACCTTTTGGCGCCATAGCGGTCAGTGTGGCTCAACCGTTTAATGCATCCAGTACGGATGATGTGCAGAACTTCCAGTTTACCTTCGGTTCAGGATTTTAGTTTGGACCGCTTCGTTTTTGCCCTATAATTCAACATTGTGTTTTGTTCTAAATCCCTCAAAAAATCTAACCCGGAGATGGTTGTACTCATGAAAAGTAGAATTTCGTTGTTTTTAATGCTGATGTTGGTTGCCGGCGCGAGCCACGCTGAACTGAAAATCGGTTTTGTGAATGTGGCCAAAGTATTGGAAAAGGCGCCTCAGGCTGCAAATGCCAAATCCCGGTTGGAAACTGAATTTTCTCCTCGCGATAAAGCCCTGGTTTCCCAGCAAAAAGAAATCAAGAGCATGGAAGAAAAACTGGGTAGGGATTCCGCCGTGATGGGTGAAGAAGAACGCCGTAGATTGGAAAAGGACATTCTGGATAAGAAACGCGACGCGCAAAGAGCGCAACAGGAGTTCAGCGAAGACTTCAATATGCGCAGAAACGAAGAGTTGGGCAATTTGCAAAAACGTATCGTGGAAGCCGTCAGAGCCCTGGCCAAGGAAGAGTCTTTTGACTTGCTGTTGACCGATGGCGTGATTTACGCCAACGATCAAATCGACGTCACCAGCCGTGTTCAGCAAAAGCTGGAAACCTTGTCGCAATAAATTAAGCGCCGGCTCGCCGGCGTTGCCATGCATAATGCCGGATACCGCAACCGTTGCGGGCATCCGGCCGATCTTCTTACCTGCTTAAAATTTCAATGACAGGCAAACTCGATATATTACAAATCC comes from the Methylomonas sp. LL1 genome and includes:
- a CDS encoding OmpH family outer membrane protein, producing the protein MKSRISLFLMLMLVAGASHAELKIGFVNVAKVLEKAPQAANAKSRLETEFSPRDKALVSQQKEIKSMEEKLGRDSAVMGEEERRRLEKDILDKKRDAQRAQQEFSEDFNMRRNEELGNLQKRIVEAVRALAKEESFDLLLTDGVIYANDQIDVTSRVQQKLETLSQ